A window of the Myxococcus fulvus genome harbors these coding sequences:
- a CDS encoding sigma-70 family RNA polymerase sigma factor has product MASGGKRTKGTSPGRRAKRAPASTPARADGVDAEVEDTGAEASPDPDSLEPDEAELTEVEPEEEVPVRPAPTQALVRASESGLSNRDPLQAYMAEVTRHPLLTREEELALSRHYRETGDVRTAYRLVASNLRLVVKLAHEYHRNPLSLLDLVQEGNIGLMQAVKKYDPERGVKLSSYAAWWIRAYILRYIMDNWKMVKLGTTEAQRKLFFKLRQEQEKLIAQGFEASPKLLAERLNVSEQDVVEMDQRLGHDEVSIDAPLGGDDEGSRATRADRYLPSSAVPADERLGAEQLKALFREKLAEFSRTLEGKERFIFENRLTSDEPLTLQDIGDKYGVSRERARQIEAALITRMREFMREHIPDFDLVATPKS; this is encoded by the coding sequence ATGGCGAGTGGAGGGAAGAGAACCAAAGGGACGTCGCCCGGACGCCGGGCGAAGCGGGCGCCCGCGAGCACCCCCGCCAGGGCGGACGGAGTCGACGCCGAGGTCGAAGACACCGGGGCAGAGGCCTCGCCAGACCCGGATTCCCTGGAGCCGGACGAGGCCGAGCTGACCGAGGTGGAGCCCGAGGAGGAGGTCCCGGTCCGGCCCGCGCCCACCCAGGCCCTGGTCCGGGCGAGCGAGTCGGGGCTGTCCAACCGGGACCCGCTGCAGGCCTACATGGCCGAGGTGACGCGCCACCCGCTTTTGACGCGCGAGGAGGAACTGGCCCTGTCGCGGCACTACCGCGAGACGGGGGACGTCAGGACGGCGTACCGGCTGGTGGCCTCCAACCTGCGGCTGGTGGTGAAGCTGGCCCACGAGTACCACCGCAATCCCCTGTCCCTGCTGGACCTGGTGCAGGAGGGGAACATCGGGCTGATGCAGGCGGTGAAGAAGTACGACCCGGAGCGGGGCGTGAAGCTCTCCAGCTACGCGGCCTGGTGGATACGGGCGTACATCCTCCGCTACATCATGGACAACTGGAAGATGGTGAAGCTGGGGACCACCGAGGCCCAGCGCAAGCTCTTCTTCAAGCTGCGCCAGGAGCAGGAGAAGCTCATCGCCCAGGGCTTCGAGGCGAGCCCCAAGCTGCTCGCGGAGCGGCTCAACGTCTCCGAGCAGGACGTGGTGGAGATGGACCAGCGGCTGGGGCACGACGAGGTGTCCATCGACGCGCCGCTGGGCGGGGACGACGAGGGCTCGCGGGCCACGCGCGCGGACCGCTACCTGCCGTCGAGCGCGGTGCCCGCCGACGAGCGGCTGGGCGCCGAGCAGCTCAAGGCCCTGTTCCGCGAGAAGCTCGCCGAGTTCTCCCGGACGCTGGAGGGCAAGGAGCGCTTCATCTTCGAGAACCGCCTCACCTCCGACGAGCCGCTGACCTTGCAGGACATCGGCGACAAGTACGGCGTCAGCCGCGAGCGCGCCCGCCAGATTGAGGCCGCCCTGATTACCCGGATGCGGGAGTTCATGCGCGAACACATCCCGGACTTCGACCTGGTGGCCACGCCCAAGAGCTGA
- a CDS encoding beta-ketoacyl synthase N-terminal-like domain-containing protein, with product MRRVGIFGWGVVAPRSRNIEAFERNLASSESWLSPFNGFGPDNFLVGTPDFQLADYKPWIDERFPANRFSQLERKMGQPTQFAIGAFIQSLAQNPGLEQELQALGPRAHVYVGTGLGDLPTIQSISLDLYRAQRRWDRFWSAPERNAVLRKWLETREPAEGVPPEPSTVDEGVRDEAEDAWWHYWTGRSTELREYLAELRDIEAIGVPDGADVESAKLAVIKEKRTRNARLQKKWSAPEPPWNAVSSNVLWNIHNTPASQISMLGRITGMTFAPVAACSSFGYGLKLAMNALQLGEAKAVVMGMTDAAPNPLVVGGFYNARVISADAAISKPLTALRGTHIAGGAVVWVLGDYDYFTAKGFKPLGMEPVSVGVTADADHIITPSKEGPTLAIREALAQAGCGPADVGSWDLHATATPGDYLEVQNLRDVMPESVLITARKGTFGHGMSAGGGWELTAQYLGYGRGQVFPTPLKKTELNQQISRVHGRFVFDEAQAAPQGCAGKLSMGVGGINACVISRPWTK from the coding sequence GTGCGCAGAGTTGGCATCTTCGGCTGGGGCGTCGTCGCCCCCCGGTCCAGGAACATCGAGGCGTTCGAGAGGAACCTCGCGTCCTCCGAGAGCTGGCTGTCCCCCTTCAACGGCTTCGGGCCGGACAACTTCCTGGTCGGTACGCCGGACTTCCAGCTGGCGGACTACAAGCCGTGGATCGACGAGCGCTTCCCCGCCAACCGCTTCTCGCAGCTGGAGCGGAAGATGGGGCAGCCGACGCAGTTCGCCATCGGCGCGTTCATCCAGTCGCTCGCGCAGAACCCCGGCCTGGAGCAGGAGCTGCAGGCCCTGGGGCCCCGCGCGCACGTCTACGTGGGCACGGGCCTGGGCGATTTGCCCACCATCCAGTCCATCTCGCTGGACCTGTACCGCGCCCAGCGCCGGTGGGACCGCTTCTGGTCCGCGCCCGAGCGCAACGCGGTGCTGCGCAAGTGGCTGGAGACGCGCGAGCCCGCCGAGGGCGTGCCCCCCGAGCCGTCCACGGTGGACGAGGGCGTGCGCGACGAGGCCGAGGACGCGTGGTGGCACTACTGGACCGGCCGCTCCACGGAGCTGCGCGAGTACCTGGCGGAGCTGCGCGACATCGAGGCCATCGGCGTGCCGGACGGCGCGGACGTGGAGTCCGCGAAGCTGGCCGTCATCAAGGAGAAGCGCACGCGCAACGCCCGGCTGCAGAAGAAGTGGAGCGCGCCGGAGCCGCCCTGGAACGCCGTATCCTCCAACGTGCTGTGGAACATCCACAACACGCCCGCCTCGCAGATTTCGATGCTCGGCCGAATCACGGGCATGACGTTCGCCCCGGTGGCCGCGTGCTCGTCGTTCGGCTACGGGCTGAAGCTGGCGATGAACGCCCTGCAGCTGGGTGAGGCGAAGGCCGTCGTCATGGGCATGACGGACGCGGCGCCCAACCCGCTCGTCGTGGGCGGCTTCTACAACGCGCGCGTCATCTCCGCGGACGCGGCCATCTCCAAGCCCCTCACCGCCCTGCGCGGCACGCACATCGCGGGCGGCGCGGTGGTCTGGGTGCTGGGCGACTACGACTACTTCACGGCGAAGGGCTTCAAGCCCCTGGGCATGGAGCCCGTCTCCGTGGGCGTCACCGCGGACGCGGACCACATCATCACCCCGTCCAAGGAAGGCCCCACGCTGGCCATCCGCGAGGCGCTGGCCCAGGCGGGCTGCGGCCCCGCCGACGTGGGCAGCTGGGACTTGCACGCCACCGCGACGCCGGGTGACTACCTGGAGGTCCAGAACCTGCGCGACGTGATGCCGGAGTCGGTGCTCATCACCGCGCGCAAGGGGACGTTCGGCCACGGCATGTCCGCGGGCGGCGGCTGGGAGCTGACGGCGCAGTACCTGGGCTACGGGCGCGGGCAGGTGTTCCCCACGCCGCTGAAGAAGACGGAGCTCAACCAGCAGATTTCGCGCGTCCACGGCCGCTTCGTCTTCGACGAGGCCCAGGCCGCGCCCCAGGGCTGCGCGGGCAAGCTGTCCATGGGCGTGGGCGGCATCAACGCCTGCGTCATCTCCCGTCCCTGGACGAAGTGA
- a CDS encoding DUF4159 domain-containing protein: MSARRLTRRNLLLGTTALVPLLSGRARAFGEKNRFIPAVAKHGGRWDGRLSGLRRIAWELQRRTSVEVVPDARPFALSSPDLFEYPFLYFGGDGAFPALSEAEVTNLRRYLTYGGFMLADANDGSDGDGFDASFRREMRRVLPQSPLTEVPSTHVVFKSFFMLDAAPGRLLNKPQLLAANLGKRAAVLYSQNDVAGAWSRNETGDYEFDVSPGGEPQRELAVRLGINVCMYALCLDYKDDAVHLQLILNKRR; the protein is encoded by the coding sequence ATGTCCGCGCGGCGCCTGACCCGTCGAAACCTCCTGCTCGGCACCACCGCGCTCGTCCCGCTGCTGTCTGGGCGTGCGCGCGCCTTCGGTGAGAAGAACCGCTTCATCCCCGCGGTGGCGAAGCACGGCGGCCGCTGGGACGGGCGGCTGTCGGGCCTGCGTCGGATTGCGTGGGAGCTGCAGCGGCGCACCTCGGTGGAGGTGGTGCCGGACGCGCGCCCGTTCGCGCTGAGCAGCCCCGACCTCTTCGAGTACCCCTTCCTGTACTTCGGCGGCGACGGCGCGTTCCCCGCGCTCAGCGAGGCGGAGGTGACCAACCTGCGCCGCTACCTGACGTACGGCGGCTTCATGCTCGCGGACGCCAACGACGGCAGCGACGGGGACGGCTTCGACGCCAGCTTCCGCCGGGAGATGCGGCGCGTGCTGCCGCAGAGCCCGCTCACCGAGGTGCCCTCCACCCACGTGGTGTTCAAGTCCTTCTTCATGCTGGACGCGGCGCCCGGGCGGCTGCTCAACAAGCCGCAGCTCTTGGCGGCCAACCTGGGCAAGCGCGCCGCGGTGCTGTACTCGCAGAACGACGTGGCGGGGGCGTGGAGCCGCAACGAGACGGGCGACTACGAGTTCGACGTGAGCCCCGGCGGCGAGCCGCAGCGCGAGCTGGCGGTGCGCCTGGGCATCAACGTCTGCATGTACGCGCTCTGCCTGGACTACAAGGACGACGCCGTCCACCTGCAGCTCATCCTCAACAAGCGGCGCTGA
- a CDS encoding DUF2379 family protein: MAKGGQTPEQPGSPEVRAAWALKEAGDVAGARRQAERLLASNPAPQDRAQAEELLRRTSTPRALYGFALLGAAVFVVLLLLALKRYA; encoded by the coding sequence ATGGCGAAAGGCGGACAGACGCCCGAGCAGCCCGGCTCCCCCGAGGTCCGCGCGGCCTGGGCCCTCAAGGAGGCCGGTGACGTCGCCGGGGCCCGCCGCCAGGCCGAGCGTCTGTTGGCGAGCAATCCCGCCCCCCAGGACCGCGCCCAGGCCGAGGAGCTCTTGCGCCGCACCTCCACGCCCCGGGCCCTCTACGGCTTCGCGTTGCTGGGCGCCGCCGTCTTCGTGGTGCTGCTGCTGTTGGCGCTGAAGCGCTACGCTTAA
- a CDS encoding glutamine amidotransferase, with amino-acid sequence MNSPTFNAWKLVSLSPLPSWALVFLALGLLLGVGLAAWGVRREPARGRRILLWALRVGAGVAALFFLLEPGIRHLQVARMKNRVAVLVDRSASMGFPTEPGGPTRNAQVAAFLEKAGPAFAALQDRFTVEMYGVDPELAPVTPASLAKEPPRAGTTDLLAALRASAGAGQGARKLSGVLLFSDGADNAELKAGVVGRARAALADLGVPVSTFTVGQEALKDLAIEGLKVDDFAFVRNSLTVEAEIHGKGFRGKEIPVVLSQEGKTVATKTVRLETNDDVKPVSFTFTPDQTGRFVYTVSVPTFPDEAVADNNSRSFTLKVIRDRVRVLLVVGRPSWDERYLRGLLKQDANVDLISFYILRTLSDDPGTSNDRELSLIPFPMEEIFDTKLDTFDVVIFQNFGHSDPSLSIAEYERNLERYIHNGGAFVMIGGDSVLGEGRATMPTLMDALPVAAAGPANLDAFTARLTPEGLRHPVTAIGTGASSTEAAWGELPPIPGINLTRARQGATVLLEHPHLTSDGKNAPLVAVWDYGRGRALVMATDASWYWAFAAHRDGSPSRAYDRFWGNALRWLVRDPDLTTLKVTADPPSVEPGRPVAVVVQARSADYQPAQDAQVRVELFSVAAQKPVAVQTGTTGPDGVVRLEFAPPEPGPYKLLATAKKGETELGQGEDAVAVRAVGPELSDASVRPELMEQVAKVTGGKAYKLPQDSLPDVPLLDPPVVEVGRAKDQPLWDRWYYLVALIGLLGAEWFARRRFGYV; translated from the coding sequence ATGAACTCCCCCACCTTCAACGCCTGGAAGCTCGTCAGCCTCTCTCCGCTGCCCTCGTGGGCGCTGGTGTTCCTCGCGCTCGGGCTGCTGTTGGGCGTGGGGCTGGCGGCCTGGGGCGTGCGCCGCGAGCCCGCGCGTGGCCGTCGCATCCTCTTGTGGGCCCTGCGCGTGGGCGCGGGCGTGGCCGCGCTCTTCTTCCTCCTGGAGCCCGGCATCCGGCATCTCCAGGTGGCGCGGATGAAGAACCGGGTGGCGGTGCTGGTGGACCGCTCGGCGTCCATGGGCTTCCCCACCGAGCCGGGCGGCCCCACGCGCAACGCGCAGGTGGCCGCGTTCCTGGAGAAGGCGGGGCCGGCGTTCGCGGCGCTGCAGGACCGCTTCACGGTGGAGATGTACGGCGTGGACCCGGAGCTGGCGCCGGTGACGCCCGCGTCGCTCGCCAAGGAGCCGCCCCGCGCGGGCACCACGGACCTGCTCGCCGCGCTGCGTGCGTCGGCGGGGGCGGGGCAGGGCGCTCGCAAGCTGTCCGGCGTGCTGTTGTTCAGCGACGGCGCGGACAACGCGGAGCTGAAGGCGGGCGTGGTGGGGCGGGCTCGCGCGGCGCTCGCGGACCTGGGCGTGCCGGTGTCCACCTTCACCGTGGGCCAGGAGGCGCTCAAGGACCTGGCAATCGAAGGCCTCAAGGTCGACGACTTCGCCTTCGTGCGCAACTCGCTCACGGTGGAGGCGGAGATCCACGGCAAGGGCTTCCGGGGCAAGGAGATTCCCGTCGTCTTGAGCCAGGAGGGCAAGACGGTGGCCACCAAGACGGTGCGCCTGGAGACGAACGACGACGTGAAGCCGGTGTCCTTCACCTTCACGCCGGACCAGACGGGCCGCTTCGTCTACACGGTGTCGGTGCCCACGTTCCCGGACGAGGCGGTGGCGGACAACAACAGCCGCTCCTTCACGCTGAAGGTCATCCGGGACCGCGTGCGCGTGCTGCTGGTGGTGGGCCGCCCCTCGTGGGACGAGCGCTACCTGCGCGGGCTGCTCAAGCAGGACGCGAACGTGGACCTCATCTCGTTCTACATCCTGCGCACGCTGTCGGACGACCCGGGGACGTCGAATGACCGGGAGCTGTCGCTCATCCCGTTCCCCATGGAGGAGATTTTCGACACGAAGCTGGACACCTTCGACGTCGTCATCTTCCAGAACTTCGGGCACTCGGACCCGTCGCTGTCCATCGCCGAGTACGAGCGCAACCTGGAGCGCTACATCCACAACGGCGGCGCCTTCGTGATGATTGGCGGCGACAGCGTGCTGGGCGAGGGCCGCGCCACCATGCCCACGCTGATGGACGCGCTGCCCGTGGCCGCCGCGGGCCCCGCCAACCTGGACGCTTTCACCGCGCGCCTGACGCCGGAGGGCCTGCGCCACCCGGTGACGGCCATCGGCACCGGCGCCTCCAGCACCGAGGCCGCGTGGGGCGAGCTTCCTCCCATCCCCGGCATCAACCTGACGCGCGCGCGGCAGGGCGCCACCGTGTTGCTGGAGCATCCGCATCTGACCTCGGACGGGAAGAACGCGCCGCTCGTCGCCGTGTGGGACTACGGCCGGGGGCGCGCGCTGGTGATGGCCACGGACGCGTCGTGGTACTGGGCCTTCGCGGCGCACCGGGATGGCTCGCCCAGCCGCGCCTATGACCGCTTCTGGGGCAACGCGCTGCGCTGGCTGGTGAGGGACCCGGACCTGACGACGCTGAAGGTGACGGCGGACCCGCCCTCGGTGGAGCCGGGGCGTCCGGTGGCGGTGGTGGTGCAGGCGCGCAGCGCGGACTACCAGCCAGCGCAGGACGCGCAGGTGCGCGTGGAGCTGTTCTCCGTGGCCGCGCAGAAGCCGGTGGCGGTGCAGACGGGGACGACGGGGCCGGACGGCGTGGTGCGGCTGGAGTTCGCGCCGCCGGAGCCGGGGCCGTACAAGCTGCTCGCCACGGCGAAGAAGGGCGAGACGGAGCTGGGCCAGGGCGAGGACGCGGTGGCGGTGCGCGCCGTGGGCCCGGAGCTGTCGGACGCGTCGGTGCGGCCGGAGCTGATGGAGCAGGTGGCCAAGGTGACGGGCGGCAAGGCGTACAAGCTTCCCCAGGACAGCCTGCCGGATGTGCCGCTGTTGGACCCGCCGGTGGTGGAGGTGGGCCGCGCCAAGGACCAGCCGCTGTGGGACCGCTGGTACTACCTGGTGGCCCTCATCGGGCTGCTCGGCGCGGAGTGGTTCGCGCGGCGCCGCTTCGGCTACGTCTGA
- a CDS encoding DEAD/DEAH box helicase: MSDIQEPTEPGTPATDEAPTRPAEYIADIGFDDMNLSEPLRRALAERGYTHPTPVQARAFRPAIEGKDLIVRSKTGTGKTAAFGLPLLEKIPADEKRVRALILCPTRELALQVAEELTLLAKYKGVKVAAIYGGASMKQQEDALEEGTPIIVGTPGRVFDHINRGNLKLDGCDHAVLDEADEMLNQGFYEEVTRILDRLPKSRQVLLFSATVPTDIQNLIARYTTNAETLLLSGDVFTVEHIHHVRYDVSDAFPKPRNLIYILEKEEPPNAIIFCNTRDDTALVTAVLNRNGFDAELLNGDLPQKERERVMGKVKRGEVAFMVATDIAARGIDISGLEYVINYSLPEDPAVYLHRVGRTGRIGNKGTAINLFSGRELATYTVLEKKYGIKFDKQEMPAPEEAMRLWTERHIREIQEGASGSVFEGFLPLAAQLKNRPNADDLVAFLLKYFFSHLRMEKVQAAQETERREPAPERKSSGGEGRRRDREERGGRGERREREDRRERGEKPMARPEHPDRERRPRRDEPRRERDAVRGGAAALEAGPGEAKLWVNLGTADGLGPGSIATALEDAGAPLGKMVRAELRPTFAYVFVAEEDSAAFETLNGKQHGTKTLRVEKSKPRTEREPGTRPPPSPDAGPGEVKLWTNLGMDDGMDEAKLPAALEAAGAPAGKVLKALLRATYGYAYVAEADAAGFEALNGKQHGEKVLKIERHRPRGSREERRPRHEALPDLPGQVRLWVGLGKQDGLDEAGVTSALEAAGAPAGKVVRMDLRPTYAYVFVADEDAAGFESTHGKQHGERTLKVERARKK, from the coding sequence ATGAGCGACATCCAAGAGCCCACCGAGCCGGGCACCCCGGCCACCGACGAAGCCCCGACGCGTCCCGCCGAATACATCGCGGACATCGGCTTCGACGACATGAATCTGTCCGAGCCCCTCCGCCGCGCGCTGGCGGAGCGCGGCTACACCCACCCCACCCCTGTCCAGGCGCGCGCCTTCCGGCCCGCCATCGAGGGAAAGGACCTGATTGTCCGCAGCAAGACGGGCACGGGGAAGACGGCCGCGTTCGGCCTGCCGTTGCTGGAGAAGATTCCCGCGGATGAGAAGCGCGTGCGCGCGCTCATCCTCTGCCCCACGCGGGAGCTTGCGCTGCAGGTGGCGGAGGAGCTGACGCTGCTGGCCAAGTACAAGGGCGTGAAGGTGGCGGCCATCTACGGCGGCGCCTCCATGAAGCAGCAGGAGGACGCGCTCGAGGAGGGCACGCCCATCATCGTCGGCACGCCCGGCCGCGTGTTCGACCACATCAACCGCGGCAACCTGAAGCTGGACGGCTGCGACCACGCGGTGCTGGACGAAGCCGACGAGATGCTCAACCAGGGCTTCTACGAGGAGGTCACCCGCATCCTCGACCGCCTTCCGAAGTCGCGCCAGGTGCTGCTCTTCAGCGCCACCGTCCCCACGGACATCCAGAACCTCATCGCCCGGTACACGACGAACGCGGAGACGCTGCTGCTCTCCGGCGACGTCTTCACCGTGGAGCACATCCACCACGTCCGCTACGACGTGTCGGACGCCTTCCCCAAGCCGCGCAACCTCATCTACATCCTGGAGAAGGAGGAGCCGCCCAACGCCATCATCTTCTGCAACACGCGGGATGACACGGCGCTGGTGACGGCGGTGCTCAACCGCAACGGCTTCGACGCGGAGCTGCTCAACGGGGACCTGCCGCAGAAGGAGCGCGAGCGGGTGATGGGCAAGGTGAAGCGCGGCGAGGTGGCCTTCATGGTCGCCACGGACATCGCGGCGCGCGGCATCGACATCTCCGGGCTGGAGTACGTCATCAACTACTCGCTGCCCGAGGACCCGGCCGTCTACCTGCACCGCGTGGGCCGCACCGGCCGCATCGGCAACAAGGGCACGGCCATCAACCTCTTCTCCGGGCGCGAGCTGGCCACGTACACCGTGCTGGAGAAGAAGTACGGCATCAAGTTCGACAAGCAGGAGATGCCCGCCCCCGAGGAGGCGATGCGCCTGTGGACCGAGCGCCACATTCGCGAAATCCAGGAGGGCGCCAGCGGCTCGGTGTTCGAGGGCTTCCTGCCCCTGGCCGCGCAGCTGAAGAACCGCCCCAACGCGGATGACCTGGTCGCGTTCCTGCTCAAGTACTTCTTCAGCCACCTGCGCATGGAGAAGGTGCAGGCGGCCCAGGAGACCGAGCGCCGCGAGCCCGCGCCCGAGCGCAAGTCCAGCGGCGGCGAGGGCCGTCGTCGGGACCGCGAGGAGCGCGGTGGCCGGGGCGAGCGTCGCGAGCGCGAGGACCGTCGCGAGCGCGGCGAGAAGCCCATGGCGCGTCCGGAGCACCCGGACCGCGAGCGCCGTCCGCGCCGCGACGAGCCCCGGCGGGAGCGTGACGCTGTCCGGGGTGGCGCCGCCGCGCTGGAGGCGGGCCCCGGCGAGGCGAAGCTGTGGGTGAACCTGGGGACCGCGGATGGCCTGGGGCCGGGCAGCATCGCCACGGCGCTGGAGGACGCGGGCGCGCCCCTGGGGAAGATGGTGCGCGCGGAGCTGCGGCCCACCTTCGCGTACGTCTTCGTCGCGGAGGAGGACAGCGCGGCGTTCGAGACGCTCAACGGCAAGCAGCACGGGACGAAGACGCTGCGCGTGGAGAAGAGCAAGCCGCGCACCGAGCGTGAGCCCGGCACCCGTCCGCCCCCGTCTCCGGACGCGGGCCCCGGCGAGGTGAAGCTGTGGACCAACCTGGGCATGGACGACGGGATGGACGAGGCGAAGCTGCCCGCCGCCCTGGAGGCCGCGGGGGCTCCCGCCGGCAAGGTGCTCAAGGCGCTCTTGCGCGCCACCTACGGCTACGCCTACGTGGCCGAGGCGGACGCGGCGGGCTTCGAGGCGCTCAACGGCAAGCAGCACGGCGAGAAGGTGCTGAAGATTGAGCGGCACCGTCCGCGCGGCTCGCGCGAGGAGCGCCGTCCGCGTCACGAGGCGCTGCCGGACCTGCCGGGCCAGGTGCGCCTGTGGGTGGGCCTGGGCAAGCAGGACGGCCTGGACGAGGCGGGCGTCACCAGCGCGCTCGAGGCCGCCGGGGCTCCGGCCGGCAAGGTGGTGCGGATGGACCTGCGCCCCACGTACGCGTACGTGTTCGTCGCGGACGAGGACGCC